A window of the Armatimonadota bacterium genome harbors these coding sequences:
- a CDS encoding NAD/NADP octopine/nopaline dehydrogenase family protein yields MDITVERFEDFRLIQNVAVLGAGNGGKAVAADLALQGLNVRLFEWAEYRANIAELLETPVIRAAGVIEGEARLSLVTTDLAEAIEDAEVIIACLQGLAHARLATELAPIIRDGAILVLNPGSTGGALELRRIFSEHRIDKYLLLCETGTLTHCCRARGPREVQIGLRVNHVAFAALPGVATADLHRALQPIFPGLRAKRDVLEVALCNGNPVIHPAIMLANAAIIEQRGADHRFYREGVTPAVARIIESVDRERMALGKALGYDLLSEPRMCLEQGYSQSEDYLECYAGSPVFGDLASPPGMEHRYLHEDCGLGLVTYVSLGKLLGVPTPVSRSLATLAGTVTGRNYLKDGRRTVERLGLAGMDETAREEYLQAPRRIGGVGT; encoded by the coding sequence GTGGACATCACCGTCGAACGCTTTGAGGACTTCCGGCTGATCCAGAACGTCGCCGTTCTCGGCGCTGGGAACGGCGGCAAGGCCGTGGCTGCCGATCTCGCGCTTCAGGGCCTCAATGTGCGCCTGTTCGAATGGGCCGAGTACCGCGCCAACATCGCTGAACTTCTGGAAACGCCGGTCATCAGGGCTGCCGGGGTGATCGAGGGTGAGGCTCGACTGTCGCTGGTAACCACTGACCTCGCGGAGGCCATCGAGGACGCCGAGGTGATCATCGCCTGCCTGCAAGGCCTTGCCCACGCGCGCCTTGCAACGGAGCTCGCGCCGATTATCCGCGACGGGGCCATTCTCGTGCTCAATCCCGGCTCCACCGGCGGGGCGCTGGAACTGCGTCGAATCTTCAGCGAACACCGTATTGACAAATACCTCCTCCTGTGCGAGACCGGGACCCTCACCCACTGCTGCCGGGCCCGCGGCCCGCGTGAGGTGCAGATCGGCCTGCGGGTGAACCATGTCGCCTTCGCCGCGCTGCCCGGCGTGGCCACTGCCGACCTGCACCGGGCACTCCAGCCCATCTTCCCCGGTCTGAGAGCCAAGAGGGATGTGCTGGAAGTCGCTCTGTGCAACGGGAACCCGGTGATCCACCCGGCGATCATGCTCGCGAACGCAGCGATCATCGAGCAGCGCGGCGCGGATCACAGGTTCTATCGCGAGGGCGTGACCCCCGCTGTGGCGCGGATCATCGAGAGTGTGGACCGGGAGCGAATGGCCCTCGGCAAGGCACTGGGGTATGACCTCCTCAGCGAACCGCGCATGTGCTTAGAGCAGGGGTATTCGCAGTCCGAAGATTACCTGGAGTGCTATGCAGGGAGCCCCGTCTTCGGGGACCTGGCTTCGCCGCCGGGCATGGAGCACCGCTACCTCCACGAGGACTGTGGTCTTGGCCTGGTGACCTACGTCTCGCTGGGAAAGCTGCTGGGGGTGCCTACTCCTGTCTCCCGATCGCTGGCCACCCTTGCGGGCACGGTGACCGGGCGCAACTACCTGAAGGATGGCCGCCGCACAGTAGAGCGTCTCGGACTGGCGGGCATGGATGAGACGGCGCGCGAGGAATATCTGCAGGCGCCCCGGCGGATCGGCGGCGTGGGAACATAG
- a CDS encoding sugar ABC transporter permease, with the protein MRQRKLTPYLLIAPAILFFAIYVLYPIVHTCVLSAYSWSTVNPARVYVGLDNYRNLLQDPYFLLSLKNNLLFVVLSIIGQLPVALLLAVLIGSASPVHRFLRTLVFGPFVVPVVAVGLVWTMIYNPGFGALNAILTHIDPSFQGRGWLSDPPWLAIYSIIFVSCWRYVGFHMMVLLAGLQAIPDELYEAAKIDGAGHWDAFCRITLPLMRRVIAMDALLITVGSVKIFDLNWVMTQGGPNHASEVLATYMYTCGFSDDRMGYAAAIATVMLVLTLIATVVYVRVSGKEEVGEL; encoded by the coding sequence ATGCGCCAGCGCAAACTCACGCCCTACCTGCTCATCGCCCCGGCAATCCTCTTCTTCGCGATCTACGTGCTGTATCCGATCGTGCACACCTGCGTGCTCAGCGCCTACTCGTGGAGCACCGTCAATCCCGCCCGAGTGTACGTGGGCCTGGACAACTATCGCAACCTGCTCCAAGACCCCTATTTCCTGCTGTCCCTGAAAAACAACCTGCTCTTCGTGGTGCTGTCCATCATCGGGCAGCTTCCAGTTGCCCTGCTGCTGGCGGTGCTCATCGGCTCGGCCAGCCCCGTCCATCGCTTCCTGCGTACTCTTGTCTTCGGACCTTTCGTGGTTCCGGTGGTGGCTGTGGGTCTGGTCTGGACGATGATCTACAATCCGGGCTTCGGCGCTCTGAATGCCATCCTGACCCACATTGACCCCTCCTTCCAAGGCCGCGGGTGGCTCAGCGACCCGCCCTGGCTCGCGATCTATTCCATCATTTTCGTCTCTTGTTGGCGCTACGTGGGCTTTCACATGATGGTCCTTCTCGCCGGCCTGCAGGCGATCCCCGATGAGCTGTACGAGGCGGCGAAAATCGACGGCGCGGGACACTGGGATGCGTTCTGCAGGATAACCCTGCCCCTGATGCGCCGGGTCATCGCCATGGACGCCCTGCTGATCACTGTGGGCTCCGTGAAGATCTTCGACCTGAACTGGGTGATGACCCAGGGCGGCCCGAACCATGCCAGCGAGGTTCTGGCGACCTACATGTACACCTGCGGGTTCAGCGACGACCGCATGGGCTACGCGGCGGCGATTGCCACGGTCATGCTGGTCCTCACCCTCATCGCCACCGTGGTCTATGTTCGTGTGTCGGGCAAGGAGGAGGTGGGCGAGCTTTGA
- a CDS encoding FliM/FliN family flagellar motor switch protein codes for MNIRLSDAVRATPYDFRQAHRFSADQLRDLQDHCQDLCRALHRHIPETTGLPARVSVGNLRPMTYNEYLDSLPEMPIMAVCQFATNSAPLIWQVDALPMFAFMDAMLGGDGSSSPPQEHELTILERALAMQVVEEFMFTWTDAWPALGALAPHVLEIRQTTGRFGSGLLQEAVVAVNLECEVASVQGLMRVAVPSAVLQALLKQSGYNPSRTETADLHRKAGASQVSHCTVQVTAVLGRAKTSLSALAQLKPGDLIPLNCGPRDELELAVAGLPKFRGISGLSQGRLAVRLTAPIDE; via the coding sequence ATGAACATCCGACTGTCCGATGCAGTGCGCGCCACGCCTTACGACTTCCGGCAGGCCCACAGATTCTCCGCGGACCAGCTCCGGGATCTGCAAGATCATTGCCAAGACCTGTGTCGGGCGCTGCACCGGCACATCCCCGAGACCACCGGACTGCCCGCACGCGTCAGCGTGGGCAACCTGCGGCCCATGACCTACAACGAGTACCTGGACTCCCTGCCCGAGATGCCGATCATGGCCGTCTGCCAGTTCGCAACCAACAGTGCCCCGCTCATCTGGCAGGTGGACGCATTGCCCATGTTCGCCTTCATGGACGCGATGCTCGGCGGCGATGGTTCCAGCAGCCCGCCGCAGGAACACGAATTGACCATCCTCGAACGGGCGCTGGCCATGCAGGTCGTTGAGGAGTTCATGTTCACCTGGACCGACGCCTGGCCTGCCCTGGGGGCCCTGGCCCCCCATGTACTGGAGATCCGCCAGACCACGGGGCGCTTCGGCAGCGGCTTGCTTCAGGAAGCAGTGGTGGCGGTGAACCTGGAGTGTGAGGTGGCGTCCGTGCAGGGACTTATGCGGGTCGCGGTGCCATCAGCGGTGCTACAGGCGCTGCTGAAGCAGTCGGGATACAATCCTTCGAGGACCGAAACCGCCGACCTCCACCGTAAGGCCGGAGCCAGCCAGGTCAGCCACTGCACCGTCCAGGTAACGGCAGTGCTCGGCCGGGCCAAGACTTCCCTTTCCGCGTTGGCGCAGTTGAAGCCCGGCGACCTCATCCCTCTCAACTGCGGCCCGCGGGATGAGCTGGAGTTGGCCGTGGCGGGTTTGCCCAAGTTCCGGGGCATCAGCGGACTGTCCCAGGGCAGGCTCGCTGTGCGGCTGACGGCTCCCATAGATGAGTGA